GCTGATGGAGCTGTTGTCCCGCACCGACCAGACCGTCCTGGTCGCCCTGCACGACCTCTCGTTGGCCGCCCGGTACTGCGACCGCCTGGTGCTCATGCGCTCCGGGCGGCTGGTCGCCTCCGGCAGCCCCACCGAGGTCCTCACCCCCGAGCACCTCGCCGAGACCTTCGAGGTCGACGCCGAACTGACCACCGACCGGCTGGGCCGTCCCACGCTCGTCCACCACGGCCCCCTCCCCGCCGCCGTACCCCGAACCGACCCCGCACCCCGACCCACCCCGTGACAAGGAACCCCATGACCACCCCGACGACCACCGCGCCCGCACCGACCGTCCACGCCCTCGTCGAGGCCGTGCTGAAGGGCGAACACGGCCCGCTGCCCTCCGACCTCGTGGCGACCAGCGTCTTCTGGATCCACCACGGCACCCGGCTGGCCGGCGGCGACACCACCTACCTCAACCAGTACGTCCTGGTGCGCCTCGGCGGCTCCTTCGGCGCCTGCGCCTTCGAGTCCGGTGAGATCGACCCGTCGGTCTGCCGCGACTCCTCGGGCACCGCGCTCGACGCCCTGCTGCGCGAGGGCCCACGCCCGCTGAGGATCGCCGCCCTCGACGCCTACCTCGCCGAGCGGCGCCCGCACCGCGAGGCGGCGGACGCGGGCGGCGCCGGCGCGGACACCCGACGGGGCGTGAGCGCCGAGCGGGTCGTCCTGCCCGCCGGCACCCCCGAAGTCCGTGCGCGGGCCCGCGACGCGGCCATCGCCGGGCTGCTCGACATCGAGGAGGGCGCCAAGGTCGGCCTCATCGGCGTGGTCGACCCGCTGGTCGCGGCGATCCGCGAACGCGGCGGCGACCCGCTGCCGTGCGACCTCAACCTCAAGGCCACCCGATGGGGCGATCCCGTCACCGCCGACATGCACGAGGTACTGGACCGCGCCGACGTCGTCGTCGCCACCGGAATGACCCTGGGCAACGGCTCGTTCGACACCATCCTGGACCGCTGCCGCACCCGGGGCGTGCCCCTCGTCGTGTACGCGCAGAGCGGCAGCGCCGTGGCCCGCGCCTTCCTGGGCTCCGGGGTCACCGCCCTGTCCGCCGAACCCTTCCCCTTCTCCCAGTTCAGCGCCGACCCCACCGCCCTGTACCGCTACCGCGCCGAGGCCGGGGCATGACCCCCGCGGCCCGCCGGAGCACGTCCGGCGCCGGGCGGCGTCCCGACGCCGGCCGTACCGGCACCGGGCACGCCCCCGGCCACCACGGCGAGATACTCCAAGGCGTCTTCCTCGACGACACCGGGCGACACCGCGCCGGCCTGGTCACCCTGCCGTTGCCCGGTCCGGGCAGCCGCGCCGAGTTCACCCGCCTCCCGGGCACGCCGCCGCACCGGCTCACCGTGCTGCCGGCCGACCGCACCAAAGCGGCCCGCGCGGCGGCCCTCGCCGTCGCCGAGTGCGCGCCGGGGCACCCGGAGCCCCCGTGCGGCGGCGAGTTGCGGATCACCGGCGACATCCCGGTCGGCCTCGGCATGGGCAGCTCCAGCAGCGATGTCGTCGCCGTGGTGCGGGCGGTCGCGGACTCCTACGGAACGCGCCTGACACCCGAGACGATCGCCCGGCTGGCCGTCCGGGCGGAGCTGGCCTGCGATCCGTTGATGCTCGACGGCCGCCCCGTGCTCTTCGCCCAGCGCCAGGGCCGGGTGCTGGAAGTACTCGGCCGCGCCCTGCCACCCGTGGTCGTCGTGGGCTGTTCCCTGGGCGCGGGCGCACCCGTGGACACGCTCTCCCTGCCGGCCCGCGCCCACGACGACGGCGACGTGCGCGCCTGTGAACGGCTGCGTGTCCTGCTGCGGCAGGCCGTGGCCACGGGCGATGTCGCCCTGCTGGGCGAGGTCGCGACCGCCAGCGCCCGGCGCGGGCAGGAGGTCCTGGGCCACCCGGAGTTCGACAGCCTCACCGACGTTGCCGCGCGCTTCGGGGCCGCGGGCGTTCAGATCGCGCACAGCGGCTCCGTCGCCGGTGTGCTCTTCGACCCGGCCGCCCCCGACCTTCGGCGCCGGATCAGAAGCTGCGTACGGGCCCTGGAACACCGCGCGATTCCCACCACCCGCGTCTTCTCCACCTTCACCACCATCCCCGCGACCGAGGAGTTCCGCAGTGGACCAGCACATCGCCGAGTCGATCGGCCGACCCGACCTGATACGCCTCGACGACCGGCTCGTCTGTCTCCGCTTTGAGACGATGAAGGTCGTCTCGGCGCTCGCCGCGGTGCGCCACCTGCTCGACACCGGCGCGGTGCGGCGCGGGGACACCCTGGTGGACAGCTCCAGCGGCATCTACGCCCACGCCCTGGCGCTGGCCTGCCACCGTCACGGGATGCGCTGCCACATCGTCGGTTCCACGACGGTCGACCACACGCTGAGCACCCAGCTCGCCGTGCTCGGGGCGACGCTGGAGCGGATGGAGCCCTGCGACGACCTCAAACTGGACCAGAAGCGCCGGGTCGAGCGCGTTCACGAGATCCTCGCCGAGCACCCCGAATACCACTGGA
This region of Streptomyces sp. NBC_00513 genomic DNA includes:
- a CDS encoding Rossmann-like domain-containing protein, which translates into the protein MTTPTTTAPAPTVHALVEAVLKGEHGPLPSDLVATSVFWIHHGTRLAGGDTTYLNQYVLVRLGGSFGACAFESGEIDPSVCRDSSGTALDALLREGPRPLRIAALDAYLAERRPHREAADAGGAGADTRRGVSAERVVLPAGTPEVRARARDAAIAGLLDIEEGAKVGLIGVVDPLVAAIRERGGDPLPCDLNLKATRWGDPVTADMHEVLDRADVVVATGMTLGNGSFDTILDRCRTRGVPLVVYAQSGSAVARAFLGSGVTALSAEPFPFSQFSADPTALYRYRAEAGA
- a CDS encoding GHMP kinase — translated: MTPAARRSTSGAGRRPDAGRTGTGHAPGHHGEILQGVFLDDTGRHRAGLVTLPLPGPGSRAEFTRLPGTPPHRLTVLPADRTKAARAAALAVAECAPGHPEPPCGGELRITGDIPVGLGMGSSSSDVVAVVRAVADSYGTRLTPETIARLAVRAELACDPLMLDGRPVLFAQRQGRVLEVLGRALPPVVVVGCSLGAGAPVDTLSLPARAHDDGDVRACERLRVLLRQAVATGDVALLGEVATASARRGQEVLGHPEFDSLTDVAARFGAAGVQIAHSGSVAGVLFDPAAPDLRRRIRSCVRALEHRAIPTTRVFSTFTTIPATEEFRSGPAHRRVDRPTRPDTPRRPARLSPL